One region of Danio aesculapii chromosome 7, fDanAes4.1, whole genome shotgun sequence genomic DNA includes:
- the si:dkey-171c9.3 gene encoding uncharacterized protein si:dkey-171c9.3, producing the protein MINEEWLCSSFKLCELVNTSESGHDSGQIVIISDSSPQPAYNPSSIQYALETYSRLLDATLEHNREPIQRFAEMTAQTIIDSTVRLRDPSKSVKVRQDEVEMLAEELTLQVCCKALEEMERHHYSEDPSSKNIYDGIMVATHENTPVLCSTGCDKNTSEMETDCKMEEYDDAYTIAYATSLKSMASFGSIEYPDAPPSTPLLPEMIRSRASFTRKLKGGLAKEFLPSPPPPTPKDHMQPLLENQTADTPADFVVRLMRSLSLECYQNGGEEKEESTELEDGQNNMLTDYAAQLSAEILNFIPTNEVKDKGCLKCMLDIADQLAGEIVSGSLANVMVSEKRKDKIDMSSAKRSSIPVSTADRVEVLASEIIINAIVQAFAKLRQDEVKHETQPYLSGRVVKPQPWEEERHSNTVCKDSINSHKAFSKSELNTISADDTKVASLVQRFANDFAELVLQQSIFDAFSLCFSCKQSERSDIVLQKDKNIKIIKIRTEESHQIQELQCVLLWAAASLRGSSALQFDLPDTRLQQQLCRLSRNACLNGWTVAALMASLHQFCDMQQASRGRYESSESLLEHLQHLTDNVCLN; encoded by the exons ATGATTAATGAAGAGTGGCTGTGCAGTTCATTTAAACTCTGTGAACTAGTCAACACTTCAGAATCTGGTCAT GACTCAGGACAGATAGTAATCATCAGTGATTCATCCCCACAACCTGCTTATAACCCATCATCAATCCAGTATGCTTTGGAAACATACAGCCGATTGCTGGATGCAACATTAGAACACAATAGAGAGCCCATTCAACGTTTTGCAGAGATGACAGCCCAAACTATTATAGATTCCACAGTGAGGCTCAGAGATCCAAGTAAATCTGTCAAAGTGAGACAGGACGAAGTTGAGATGCTAGCAGAAGAGCTAACATTACAGGTCTGTTGCAAAGCATTGGAAGAGATGGAGAGGCATCATTACTCTGAAGATCCatcatccaaaaatatatatgatgGGATAATGGTGGCGACTCACGAAAACACACCAGTCCTGTGCTCCACGGGCTGTGAtaaaaacacatctgaaatgGAAACAGACTGCAAGATGGAAGAATACGATGATGCATATACTATAGCCTATGCTACGTCCTTAAAGAGCATGGCTAGTTTTGGCTCTATTGAATACCCTGATGCTCCTCCAAGCACCCCTTTACTTCCAGAGATGATAAGAAGTCGAGCCAGTTTCACAAGGAAGCTGAAGGGAGGATTGGCCAAAGAGTTTCTTCCCTCACCCCCTCCGCCAACACCAAAAGACCATATGCAACCCTTACTGGAGAACCAAACGGCAGATACGCCTGCTGACTTTGTGGTCAGGCTAATGCGCTCACTTTCGCTAGAGTGCTATCAAAATGGAGGAGAAGAAAAAGAGGAGTCCACAGAACTAGAAGATGGTCAAAATAACATGCTGACTGACTACGCAGCTCAACTATCTGCTGAGATCCTGAATTTTATCCCCACCAATGAGGTCAAAGATAAGGGTTGTCTCAAATGTATGTTGGATATTGCTGACCAGCTAGCTGGTGAAATTGTCTCAGGGTCTTTAGCAAATGTGATGGTAAGCGAAAAAAGGAAGGATAAGATAGACATGTCTTCTGCTAAAAGATCTAGCATACCAGTCTCTACAGCAGACAGGGTGGAAGTGTTAGCTAGTGAGATAATCATTAATGCTATCGTTCAAGCTTTTGCAAAGCTAAGACAGGATGAGGTTAAACATGAAACCCAGCCATATCTTTCAGGCAGAGTGGTGAAACCACAGCCATGGGAAGAAGAAAGACATTCAAACACAGTGTGTAAAGACTCAATCAACTCCCACAAAGCCTTCAGTAAATCAGAATTGAACACCATTTCAGCTGATGACACAAAAGTGGCATCATTGGTGCAAAGATTTGCCAACGACTTTGCAGAACTCGTGCTTCAGCAATCAATATTTGATGCTTTCAGCTTGTGCTTTAGCTGTAAGCAATCTGAGAGAAGTGACATTGtcttacaaaaagacaaaaacataaaaataatcaaGATACGCACTGAGGAAAGCCACCAGATCCAGGAACTGCAGTGTGTTCTACTCTGGGCTGCAGCCTCTCTGAGAGGAAGTTCAGCACTTCAGTTTGATCTGCCAGACACAAGGCTTCAACAACAG